In one Parabacteroides sp. FAFU027 genomic region, the following are encoded:
- a CDS encoding beta-galactosidase: MKISRIITLLLIAIATIFCDNLKAQGLFVGTNYHPHDDKNIEKIKSDIQLMKSAGFNVVRMGHLAWDSYEPSEGQFDFAWFDHVMDMMNQAGIKVILDIAIHPAPIWLHNKFPSIDVVSATGNRLYPNHRYMDDAGDPNYQKYALRYTDVLTKRYAKHPALLAFGIDNESGDGPISYSETVRLRFIEWLHKKYGTLEGLNKAWATHRWSRRLNQFEEVGLPSEGQKNGAPEKILDFRTFVSSEVNNFLLAVLDKVNANAPGTLTNTNAWYYSPLKYIDWSEIAYSGKMAREGCGFYPGNSLTTNWGVMNAAFGISRIQFESTNPFWCSEFTTMTAVPNSIRKSAYATLMYGNQMVCGWTWQSMWGGEEQYLQGMLDWDGVPNRKYYEYKKIATEFKKIGKYFPYKSRPEVGMAFSFPSQMASSSFPEQHESQLQACWNLFYWRNMDANVVEISRSSLNYKLLFVPGVTVMDDKTATKIREFVKNGGTAIMTSNSALVDASGQVFKTTHPGQLSDVFGIRVGSFEETESMNEISRKAYNGKKLEFTYKGKAVDMQSARFDIIDPKGAEVIGSITSLDKDYPIMTSNKYGKGRAIYVGLPADGNVLNPLLDELIVELGIKKGLDVPLGVMARQIDKNHYLYLNVTGEPKEIPMKGKSRSILFDKDYNGNFTVEPYEPDFVEVR, encoded by the coding sequence ATGAAAATAAGTAGAATTATAACTCTGCTGTTGATTGCGATTGCAACCATCTTTTGCGACAATTTGAAAGCTCAGGGATTGTTTGTCGGAACCAATTATCATCCTCACGATGATAAGAACATAGAGAAAATAAAAAGCGACATCCAACTAATGAAATCAGCCGGCTTCAATGTTGTTCGAATGGGGCATTTGGCTTGGGATAGTTATGAACCGTCTGAAGGGCAATTCGACTTTGCGTGGTTTGATCACGTAATGGATATGATGAACCAAGCTGGGATTAAAGTCATTTTGGATATTGCCATTCATCCTGCTCCTATCTGGTTGCACAATAAATTTCCTTCTATCGATGTTGTCAGTGCGACTGGAAACCGGTTGTACCCCAACCACCGCTATATGGACGATGCGGGAGATCCCAACTACCAAAAGTACGCACTTCGATACACCGATGTGCTGACAAAAAGATATGCGAAGCACCCGGCATTATTAGCTTTTGGCATTGACAATGAGTCGGGAGACGGCCCTATTTCCTATTCAGAAACAGTGCGGCTTCGATTTATTGAGTGGTTGCACAAGAAATACGGTACCCTTGAAGGATTGAATAAAGCGTGGGCAACTCATCGTTGGTCGCGTAGGTTAAATCAGTTTGAAGAAGTGGGTCTGCCAAGCGAAGGACAAAAAAACGGTGCACCGGAGAAAATTCTCGATTTCCGCACGTTTGTCTCCAGCGAAGTGAACAACTTTTTGCTTGCCGTTTTGGATAAAGTCAACGCCAATGCGCCGGGAACGCTAACAAATACGAATGCCTGGTACTACAGTCCGCTGAAATATATCGATTGGTCAGAAATAGCTTATTCCGGTAAAATGGCACGAGAGGGGTGTGGTTTCTACCCCGGAAACTCCCTGACCACCAACTGGGGAGTCATGAATGCGGCCTTTGGAATATCAAGAATTCAGTTCGAAAGCACTAATCCTTTTTGGTGTAGTGAGTTTACAACGATGACAGCAGTGCCCAATTCGATTCGCAAGTCGGCTTATGCTACTTTGATGTATGGCAACCAGATGGTGTGTGGCTGGACTTGGCAAAGTATGTGGGGTGGCGAGGAGCAGTATTTGCAAGGAATGCTTGATTGGGATGGCGTGCCTAACCGCAAGTATTACGAGTATAAGAAAATTGCCACCGAGTTTAAAAAGATCGGGAAATATTTCCCGTATAAGTCCCGGCCTGAGGTCGGAATGGCCTTCTCTTTTCCAAGCCAAATGGCAAGCAGCTCGTTTCCTGAGCAGCACGAAAGCCAGCTTCAAGCTTGTTGGAACCTGTTTTATTGGCGGAATATGGATGCCAATGTGGTGGAAATTAGCCGAAGCAGTTTGAATTACAAATTGCTCTTTGTTCCCGGAGTGACGGTGATGGATGATAAAACCGCTACAAAAATTCGCGAATTTGTGAAAAATGGAGGAACGGCAATCATGACCAGCAATTCGGCATTGGTAGATGCTTCGGGGCAAGTATTTAAAACAACCCATCCCGGACAATTGAGTGATGTGTTCGGCATTCGCGTTGGTAGTTTCGAAGAAACCGAGTCGATGAATGAGATTTCTAGGAAAGCATATAATGGAAAGAAACTGGAGTTTACATACAAAGGAAAAGCCGTTGATATGCAGTCTGCAAGGTTCGATATAATTGATCCCAAAGGTGCTGAAGTTATCGGCAGCATTACTAGTTTGGACAAAGATTACCCCATAATGACCTCAAACAAGTATGGTAAAGGTCGCGCTATTTACGTTGGCTTACCTGCTGATGGAAACGTCCTCAATCCTTTGCTTGATGAATTAATCGTCGAACTGGGAATTAAAAAAGGTCTGGATGTACCTTTGGGAGTGATGGCAAGGCAAATAGACAAGAACCATTATTTATACCTGAATGTCACAGGAGAACCAAAAGAAATACCTATGAAAGGAAAATCCAGAAGTATCCTTTTTGATAAAGATTATAATGGTAATTTTACCGTCGAACCTTATGAGCCTGACTTTGTTGAGGTAAGATAA